From the genome of Candidatus Caldatribacterium sp.:
ATAGAGATGCTCCGCCTCATCTTCGAGCCAGTACCCTACCGCCACGAAGAGAGGATGTACATCTACTGGGAGTATGAACTTGAGCGACCGTACCAGCTCTGTCTTGTTCCTCTTCACGCTCTCAACATGTTCCTTGAGGAAGCAGTGGTGAGAGAAGGAGAGTTTCCGGAGGATATTCGCATCTCCTTTGAGGATGGTCGGATTCGGGTGTGGGCACCTTTTGCATCGTACTCTGAGTACCTTTTCGAACGCCTGAGTCAGCTCCTTCGAGAGAGAGTCCGGGCACTTCTTGAAGAGATTATCTTCTGATTCCCTCCAGGAGGAGAAAGGCGAGAAAGAAAGCCCCTACGGCAATTCGGTAGTACCCAAAAGGGGCAAGTCCCTTCTCCCGCACGAGTTTCAAAAGCACCACGCAGGAGAAAATCCCGCTTCCCAAGGCGGCTAAAAAGCCAAAGAGAGCACCCTGAAGGAGAGAAATTTCCTGACCGTGCCTTCCAAGGACGAGGACCACCGCTCCCCCGATGGTTGTGAGGGAAAGGAGGAACGAGAAGAATACCGCTTCGGTCCGTTTAAGGCCCACCCCGATTCCTCCAAGGATGGTAATCCCAGAGCGGGATACTCCAGGAATAAGGGCAAGGACCTGGAGCATTCCCACAAGGAGGGCATCCCAAACGGTCATCGTCTCAAGAGTTTTGCTTTGTCTTTCTCTCGCGAAGAGAAAGATAAAACCCACCAGGATGAGAACTATGCTCACGACAACGAGGTTTCCTCGAAAGACCTCTTCCACTTTTTCCTCGAAGAGGTATCCGAAAATCCCTGCTGGGATGGTAGCAATGAGGACCTTTCCGAGAATCGCAGGGTTCCTGAGAACTCGACTAAGAACGGGAGAAAAGGCCAAGAGCAC
Proteins encoded in this window:
- a CDS encoding undecaprenyl-diphosphate phosphatase; translated protein: MDAVQSVVLGLIQGFTEFFPISSSAHLLLFRVLFPLGEASLSLDVLLHAGTWVAVLLAFSPVLSRVLRNPAILGKVLIATIPAGIFGYLFEEKVEEVFRGNLVVVSIVLILVGFIFLFARERQSKTLETMTVWDALLVGMLQVLALIPGVSRSGITILGGIGVGLKRTEAVFFSFLLSLTTIGGAVVLVLGRHGQEISLLQGALFGFLAALGSGIFSCVVLLKLVREKGLAPFGYYRIAVGAFFLAFLLLEGIRR